From the Oscillospiraceae bacterium genome, the window CACGGCGCAGGCATCATCCGCGCCATTGAAGAAAAAGAAATTTTAGGGAGCATCAGTTCCTACTATATACTGGAAGTACCCATTGGAAATATTTCTCTGATGGTGCCCGTAAAAAATGCTGACGAAATCGGAGTGCGAGGCGTAGTTGCCCCCACCGTGATTGACGAATTATTCTCTTTTATCGCCACCGCAGAAATTGCGGTGAATGATAACTGGAACAAGAGATATCGGGAAAATATGGCAAAAATCAAATCGGGAGATTTGTTTGAAATCGGCCCTATTTATCAGTATCTTCGGGAAAAAGACAAAGAAAAAGGTCTTTCTTCCGGCGAGAAAAAAATGTTTTTGTCTGCTCATCAGATTTTAGTTTCTGAAATTATGCTTTCGTTAAACATTTCTCTGCAGGAAGCAGAAGAATTGCTGGAAGCACGTCTTCCCGACGCTGTAACTGCATAATATATAACAATATGATATCAAACGAGGGAATTTACTATGCTGGAAGGAATTAAAAGCCTTTTTGCACCGGATGACCCTGACCCCCGATGTTCTGCCATTGTGGTAGCAGCGGGCAAAGGTTCCCGGATGCAATCGGAACTAAAAAAACAGTTTTTGCCCTTACTTGGGATGCCTGTGCTTTCCCACACACTGGAAGCCGTGGAAAAAAGCGATATGGTCAAAGAAATCATTTTAGTGGTTTCCGAAGACGATATCCTAACTGCCAAGGATATTGTGGCAGCAGCTGACCTGGAAAAAGTAACCAAAATTGTGGCAGGCGGCAAAAACCGTGCCGAATCCGTGGCAAAAGGATTGGCAGAAGTTTCCGAGGATGCTGAAATTATTATGATTCACGATGGGGTGCGTCCCTGTGTTTCGGAAGCACTCATGGAAGAATGCATCAAAAATGCAATGGAATATGACGCTTCTGCTCTGGGAGTGAAGCCGAAAAACACGATCAAGAGAGTTAACAAAGACGGATTTATCGAAGAAACCGTCAATCGGGATGAGCTGGTAGAAATCCAGACACCCCAATGTTTCCGGGCAGATATCATCAAAAAAGCCTATGAGAATTTTGATTCCTCTGCCACCGATGACTGCGCATTGGTGGAAGCTCTCGGTGTTCAAATTCACATCACCGAAGGTAGCTATGCAAATCTGAAACTGACCACCAGAGAAGATATGTTAATGCTCTCTGCTTTGATTGATGCACAATACGAAGAATAAACCAAAACAAAAAGGAGGCCGAAGAGATGAGAATCGGCTTTGGCTATGACGTACATAAACTGGTGCCTGAGCGAAAGCTCATTTTGGGCGGAGTGGATATTCCCCACGAAATGGGGCTTTTGGGGCATTCTGATGCTGACGTTTTAGTGCACGCCCTGATGGATGCCATCTTGGGTGCACTGGCTTTAGGCGATATCGGAAAGCATTTCCCCGATACCGATGGCGCCTATAAAAATATTGACAGTATGATTCTTTTAGAAAGAGTAACTGCTCTGATGAAAGAACACGGCTATGAAATGGGCAATGCAGATTGCACCATTTGTGCCCAACGCCCGAAACTTGCACCTCATATTGAGGCAATGCGGGAAAATATCGCCCGTGTGCTTCAAACCAACAAAGAAAATATCAGTGTTAAGGCAACCACCACAGAAAAACTCGGCTTCCCCGGTCGCGAAGAAGGAATTTCAGCGTACGCGGTTTGTCTTCTCAGAAAAGGAGAATGAACAGTATGAGAAACAAAACCAAAAAAATCACTTTGACAGCACTGCTCACTGCATTGGCTATCGTTATTCCGATGTTTATGCCCATTAAAGTGATTCAATTCTACCCATTTACAGCAACCCTGGCATCCCACACACCGCTCATTATTGCCATGTTTGTGAGTCCCCTTGCAGCTGCCTTTGCAGCGCTTGGTTCTGCTATCGGATTCTTTTTCACCATTGATGGGATAGTAGCGGCAAGAGCGGCAACTCACGTGTTTTTTACCGTGGCAGG encodes:
- a CDS encoding CarD family transcriptional regulator, whose protein sequence is MYQIGDKIVYPMHGAGIIRAIEEKEILGSISSYYILEVPIGNISLMVPVKNADEIGVRGVVAPTVIDELFSFIATAEIAVNDNWNKRYRENMAKIKSGDLFEIGPIYQYLREKDKEKGLSSGEKKMFLSAHQILVSEIMLSLNISLQEAEELLEARLPDAVTA
- the ispD gene encoding 2-C-methyl-D-erythritol 4-phosphate cytidylyltransferase; the protein is MLEGIKSLFAPDDPDPRCSAIVVAAGKGSRMQSELKKQFLPLLGMPVLSHTLEAVEKSDMVKEIILVVSEDDILTAKDIVAAADLEKVTKIVAGGKNRAESVAKGLAEVSEDAEIIMIHDGVRPCVSEALMEECIKNAMEYDASALGVKPKNTIKRVNKDGFIEETVNRDELVEIQTPQCFRADIIKKAYENFDSSATDDCALVEALGVQIHITEGSYANLKLTTREDMLMLSALIDAQYEE
- a CDS encoding 2-C-methyl-D-erythritol 2,4-cyclodiphosphate synthase; its protein translation is MRIGFGYDVHKLVPERKLILGGVDIPHEMGLLGHSDADVLVHALMDAILGALALGDIGKHFPDTDGAYKNIDSMILLERVTALMKEHGYEMGNADCTICAQRPKLAPHIEAMRENIARVLQTNKENISVKATTTEKLGFPGREEGISAYAVCLLRKGE